The genomic DNA AGCCCGAGGATTTAAGAATGATCGATCGAGCCGTTTCTACCTGGGAACAACGCAAACAGGTCTATCATCTGTTGGAACAAAAGGAAAACGAGATTGTGCAGATGGCAGCCCAACTGATGCAAAAGACCGATCGGTTCCAGCATCATCCTATGGATAAACTGGGTGTGGAAAGATGTCAAAGGGATATGGTCATGGGTCTGCGGGCTTGTGCATTGGCTATGTTGCTCCAGGATGAGTATCTGCTAAAGGACAGAGTGTTGTATTGGCAACGGAACGTCTTTCTGGCAATGCAACTAAGCTATCAAGGCTACAAGTGCTTGCTGCAGGCGGTAAAAAGTCTCCTGCCAGAGAGTCAAGCTGCTTTTATTGCTCCCTATCTACAAATTGCCCACGAAATGATGAGTGGTAAATAAGGAGGTGGAAGATGGTATTTGCAACGGTTCCTGGTAATCTCTTTTCTCCCCGTTTTTACGTTACTTCCGATCCAAAATCGGGTTTGCTTTCTACCCCTACCCAGCGTCGTTTAATCGCTGTCCCTTCTCTTTTGATTGACAGTATTTACGAAACTCTGCAAGAGGAAGCAGGTCAGGCATCTTTCTTAGCTCTCTACACCTTCGGGCGGGCGTGGGGTAAGTCATTCTGGGAACGGGCACAACGGGAAATAGAGACTTATTATCACTCTCCCATCGCTAATTTCAATGCGATCGAGTTTTTCGCTCTCATGCAGGAACTGTGGGCAGTACATGGTTTGGGTAAAATCACAACGGACTTTTCTCGTATGTCTAAGGGCATGTTGCTAGTCACAGTGCGCAATTCGAGCATTTCCCAAGGTATTGGTTCTGCTAATCCTAAGTCTTACAGTTTGGAAGCAGGCTTCTTGGCGGGTTGGTTCTCGGGTCTGACTGAGAAGCAGTTAGCTGCCTGTGCAGTGGACTGGAAAAATGCTCCTGCCAAGTTGGTTTACGCTGTTGCCAGTGAAGGAGACATAGAAAAGTGGCAATCTAAATCTACTTCTGTCTAGGGACTAATCGGTTCTAATATGGCAGTGATGCCTTGATTAGCCAGTTGTCGCACCTGCTCTTGGGCTAGCTCTAGGCGGTTGAATGCTCCCACCTGCACAACCAGTTGTCCCGATCGGTTTAGGGGAAAGGCTCCAGGCAACATTTGCCGTACGGCTATTTTTTCCGCTTCCGAATTAACGGGCACAACTACGCGAAACCGCAGCGGGACTGTAGGGGACTTGGGTACAACAGGGGTGAGGTCGGCAACAATTCTGCCATCGGCAGGTGGTAGGGCGGTCACAGGGGGCAAGTTAGGGTCAATGGCAGAGTTGACAGCCACAGGACGGGTGGGACTACCAGCTATCCTGACTACCACACTGTTGGGTATAGGTTCAAATTTGGTTGGTGGTTCGCGATTCTCACCGAACGGGGCTGGGGGGGACAGGGGGCTAGTCAGAGAAGGTAGGCGGTCTGAGTTGTCCCAGGACACCGCACCAAAGAAAGCGGCTCGATCGAACTGATTACCCCATGCGATAACGGTGTGGCTGGAATTATTGTGGATAGCCCTGCCATTACTGCGAAAGATATTTTGTCCAGGGTTTTGGCGGTTACCGAGGTCAGGGCTGCTATCGTTAAGGGTAATGATACCTGCCTGGCGATTGTTGTAGATATTGTTTTGCCGTAGGAGGGGGCGGGCACTACCCTGAATGATGATTCCTGTATCATTCTCAGCGATCGTGTTTGCTACTAGTTGGGGGACTGCCTGTTGTCTAATACTGATGCCAAAGCGCGACCTCTCTAGGGAATTTTGTTGCACCAAGGGTTGGGCTGCTCCTTCGATCGTGATGTTACTGGCGTTATTGCCACTAAGACGGTTGTTACTAACGGTGGAGGTAGTATTGCCTGTGAGTAGAATGCCGTCTTGCCGACTATTGATGATCGTGTTGTTGGCGATAATGCTATTTCCCTCTTCCTGCCAGATGCCATAGCCCCTGAGCTGGGGATTACTGATAGTCAGACCCCGCAGTTCTGTGCGGTCTTGGATAATGATGGTGGCATTGGGTTGGGGGAGAAAAACCGATCGGAAAGTGCCGCCCCCTATGACCACTACCCCTTGCCCCTGCTGGGCTTCATTGCCCCGTAGGATAATCCCCGGTCTAACTACCCAGGGAAATCTCTCGCCGGAAGCAGTGTTGTAGATACCTGGTTGTAAAACGATCGTTGTGCCACTGGTTGCTAAGGCGAGGGCGTGACTGACGGTACGAAAAGGTCTTTGCAGGGTACCATTGCCAGTTAAATCGTTCCCCCTTTGGGGATGGACAACCAAGGTAGTAGCAAAACTGGGCAGAGCTAAGGCTAAACCGATCGGGTAGAGGCAGCGCATAATAGTTTAGGTATCCCCACTGATTGAACTTCCCATGAGCCATAGTTTAGCGCAAGCCCAAGTTTATCGCATTCTGGATGCCAATCTCGATCGTGCCCGCGAGGGTGTGAGAGTGATTGAGGAATGGTGCCGCTTGGGGTTAGAAAGCCAGGATTTAGCCAATCAGTGTAAAGCAATACGGCAGGAATTAGGACGCTGGCACACTGATACAATCCGATCGGCTAGGGACACAGCACATGACCCTGGTACAGGTTTGAGCCATGAACGGGAATTGACGAGGACTAATTTACAGGGAATACTAACTGCCAATTTTGCCAGAGTCCAGGAGGCACTGCGGGTACTAGAGGAATACAGCAAACTTTGCGATGGAGAGATGGCAACTGCTATGAAAAATCTGCGCTACCAAGTTTACATGCTCCAATCTGCCCTACCTATGGCGCACAATCGCCATCGCCTGCAGGAAAATTATCTTTACCTGGTGACTATGCCCCATCCCCGTTTGCCAGAAATTGTCGAGCAATGCTTGGCAGGAGGGGTAAGAATGGTGCAATTGCGGGACAAAGAGGGTACCGATCGGGATAAATATCATCTTGCCCAAACTCTCTGTCAACTATGCCGCAAATATGACGCTCTATTTCTAGTCAACGATCGGGTCGATCTTGCCCTGGCTGTGGGTGCGGATGGAGTACACCTAGGTCAGCTGGATTTACCTGTAGGGGTAGCGCGGCAGATTTTAGGTCAAGAGGCGATCATCGGACTTTCCACCACCAAGCCAGAGGAGTTAGCGATCGCTTTGGCGGAACAAGCCGACTACGTGGGAGTAGGTCCCGTGTTTGCCACACCCACCAAGCCAGGTAAACCGGCTATCAAGGATACTTACCTACCCTATGCAGTGCAGAACTGCCCAATCCCTTGGTTTGCCATTGGTGGGATCGATGGGGAAAACTTGGCAGAGGTCATCCAAGGAGGGGCACAAAGGGTAGCAGTGGTAAGGGCATTGATTACTGCTTCTGACCCCAAAGCCACTGCTGAAGCGATGTTAGCCCAACTAAGACCCCAACTTGAACGCCTCTAGGATCATATTGTAGGTTAGACCCACTTTAGTTGTATGGACAAGACTACCTAACCTACTCCTTGACCCTGGGCGGTAAAAATACCAATTTATTACTTCAACTACCCCAATCACCACTGCCGCCGCGGGAAAATCCCACACTGCTCCCTGTCCTGTGTAGGTGGCAATCACAATCCCCAACAAAAAACCCACCAGAAACCCGATCGTGTGCGTCAGTAATCGCCGCCAAGGGTTTTGTAACCACAGCTCTATCTGACCAGTGACAAGATTAGGGATTCCGTTAAGTCTGGTATTCTGCATAATGTGATCTGGATAGTACCATTCCCAGAGACTGTATCATCAGTAGTAGCCAATTTGTTCTAGGCGATAGCGTCTAAGTTCTTCCTCTAATACAGGGTCGTTGGATGCTAGCCGGGCACCTGTTTGCGCTACCCAGCCCTTTAGCATAGTAATTTGTTCAGCAGCAATGCGAGCCAGGGGGACAGTTTCCTCGATCGCCTTGACTATATCTGCCGTGGTGAAATCTTGGCGTTGACCAGGTGTGCCCCTACTGAAAGCGATGTGCATAGCATCGAGAATGACTTGTTCAATCTCTGCCCCGCTGAAGTTAGCTGTCCTTTGAGCTAAGAGAGACAGATCAAATTCTCGCAGACGACTGGGACGGAGACGCTGTATATGCACACGAAATATCTCTTCTCTTTCCGTTGCCGTGGGCAGGCTTAAAAAGAAAATCTCATCAAAGCGTCCTCTGCGCAGTAGTTCCGCTGGTAAGGCACTGACATTATTAGCAGTGGCAACAATAAAGACAGGACTCTGTTTTTCTTGCATCCAAGTCAACAATGTGCCAAGCACCCTTCTACTCGTACCACTGTCTCCGTCAATTCCAGTTGTCACACCACCAAACCCTTTGTCAATCTCATCAATCCACAACACACAGGGAGCAACCGCCTCCGCTAGTTGTATCATTCGTCTTGTGCGTTCTTCACTTTCTCCGACATAACTGCCAAATAGCCGACCGACATCCAAACGTAAAAGGGGTAAACGCCATTCATAGGCGATCGTTTTTGCTGACAGAGATTTGCCCGTACCTTGAATCCCCACTAACAAGAGCCCCTTGGGGTGAGGAATACCATAACTGCGAGCTTCTTCCGTAAAGGCATCGCGGCGTGTGCGTACCCATTGTTTAAGGTTAGCTAAACCCCCTACATTTTTGAGGGACTCCTTGCTACTGTAAAACTCTAAAAATTCCGTTTGGCGAATGGCAGCTTGTTTTTCTGCCAATATCTCATCAATATCTGCTTCATCAATGTGCTGCTTTGCCGCTAAACAACGGGCTAACACGCGCTGAATACGAGTAAGACTCAATCCCTGACAGGCTTTGATCAGCTGTTCCCAGCCTAAACCCCGCAGTTTCAATTTGTCGGGGGCGACTGTTTGGCGAATGAGATAGTCGATCTCCTCAGCTAAAGGCAGCGGATAATAAATGACGTGGGTTTGTTCCTTTAGTTCGTCTGGTAGAACCAGGGTATGGCTGAGTAAAACAATTGTAGAACGGGAGCGCCACAGTGCCCGCGCCAAGTGACGTAATTCCCTGATAATCCCTAAATTAGTAGCTGTGACAGGGGGTTCCAAAAAGGGGTAGACATCTTTCAAGACAAAGACACAATTTTCTTTGCTGTAGGATTGAGCAATTCTGTCTAGGGCATCAGTTATATTCCCCTTGGCGCTACCGTTGTCCTGCCACCCCCGCGCCATATCCCAGTATTTGAGAGAACGGGGGGGACTGCTCTGTTGCGTGACTACATCCAGGAGGGCTTCGATCGGTTCCTCTTCCCCTGCGACGATATAGAGAAGGGGATGTCGTGCCCGCAGCATCAGGTCGACTGTTTGCAGTACCTGACGGTTAATCATGACTTAAAAGAAGGCGTTAATATCAGCCCTACCTGTGGTTTTCAGCCAGTTTTGTGCTTCAATGTAGTTGTTGGGTGCCAGACGAATGGCGCGAATCCAATATTCTGCCGCCAAGGAGAAGTACTCCTCTGCTTTTTCGGGGTCATCTTCCTTATCTCCCAAAAAATGATAGATGACAGCAGTGTTGTTGAGGGCTTGGGGCAAACGGGGATTCAGTTCGATAGCTTGGGCGTACAGTTCAAGAGCTTTTTCATGGTCACCGTTACTCTGATGGATTAATCCCATGTTGTAGAGAATATAGCTGCGGTCGTAGTCGTTTTCCTCTAGTTTGAGGGCTTCTTCATAGTTTTGCAGAGCTTCGGCATAATCCCCATCCGCTTGGGCTGCCATACCATCGCGATAGTAGGCAAAAGCTTCTTTCTCCTTCTTACTGGCAGGGAGCAGTTTGAGAATTGT from Pseudanabaenaceae cyanobacterium SKYG29 includes the following:
- a CDS encoding phycobilisome protein — its product is MITLWEEVLKVADGKYAQPEDLRMIDRAVSTWEQRKQVYHLLEQKENEIVQMAAQLMQKTDRFQHHPMDKLGVERCQRDMVMGLRACALAMLLQDEYLLKDRVLYWQRNVFLAMQLSYQGYKCLLQAVKSLLPESQAAFIAPYLQIAHEMMSGK
- a CDS encoding DUF1565 domain-containing protein, translated to MRCLYPIGLALALPSFATTLVVHPQRGNDLTGNGTLQRPFRTVSHALALATSGTTIVLQPGIYNTASGERFPWVVRPGIILRGNEAQQGQGVVVIGGGTFRSVFLPQPNATIIIQDRTELRGLTISNPQLRGYGIWQEEGNSIIANNTIINSRQDGILLTGNTTSTVSNNRLSGNNASNITIEGAAQPLVQQNSLERSRFGISIRQQAVPQLVANTIAENDTGIIIQGSARPLLRQNNIYNNRQAGIITLNDSSPDLGNRQNPGQNIFRSNGRAIHNNSSHTVIAWGNQFDRAAFFGAVSWDNSDRLPSLTSPLSPPAPFGENREPPTKFEPIPNSVVVRIAGSPTRPVAVNSAIDPNLPPVTALPPADGRIVADLTPVVPKSPTVPLRFRVVVPVNSEAEKIAVRQMLPGAFPLNRSGQLVVQVGAFNRLELAQEQVRQLANQGITAILEPISP
- a CDS encoding thiamine phosphate synthase, which produces MSHSLAQAQVYRILDANLDRAREGVRVIEEWCRLGLESQDLANQCKAIRQELGRWHTDTIRSARDTAHDPGTGLSHERELTRTNLQGILTANFARVQEALRVLEEYSKLCDGEMATAMKNLRYQVYMLQSALPMAHNRHRLQENYLYLVTMPHPRLPEIVEQCLAGGVRMVQLRDKEGTDRDKYHLAQTLCQLCRKYDALFLVNDRVDLALAVGADGVHLGQLDLPVGVARQILGQEAIIGLSTTKPEELAIALAEQADYVGVGPVFATPTKPGKPAIKDTYLPYAVQNCPIPWFAIGGIDGENLAEVIQGGAQRVAVVRALITASDPKATAEAMLAQLRPQLERL
- a CDS encoding DUF565 domain-containing protein, which produces MQNTRLNGIPNLVTGQIELWLQNPWRRLLTHTIGFLVGFLLGIVIATYTGQGAVWDFPAAAVVIGVVEVINWYFYRPGSRSRLGSLVHTTKVGLTYNMILEAFKLGS
- a CDS encoding AAA family ATPase encodes the protein MINRQVLQTVDLMLRARHPLLYIVAGEEEPIEALLDVVTQQSSPPRSLKYWDMARGWQDNGSAKGNITDALDRIAQSYSKENCVFVLKDVYPFLEPPVTATNLGIIRELRHLARALWRSRSTIVLLSHTLVLPDELKEQTHVIYYPLPLAEEIDYLIRQTVAPDKLKLRGLGWEQLIKACQGLSLTRIQRVLARCLAAKQHIDEADIDEILAEKQAAIRQTEFLEFYSSKESLKNVGGLANLKQWVRTRRDAFTEEARSYGIPHPKGLLLVGIQGTGKSLSAKTIAYEWRLPLLRLDVGRLFGSYVGESEERTRRMIQLAEAVAPCVLWIDEIDKGFGGVTTGIDGDSGTSRRVLGTLLTWMQEKQSPVFIVATANNVSALPAELLRRGRFDEIFFLSLPTATEREEIFRVHIQRLRPSRLREFDLSLLAQRTANFSGAEIEQVILDAMHIAFSRGTPGQRQDFTTADIVKAIEETVPLARIAAEQITMLKGWVAQTGARLASNDPVLEEELRRYRLEQIGYY
- a CDS encoding photosystem I assembly protein Ycf3, whose amino-acid sequence is MARSQRNDNFVDQTFTVIADTILKLLPASKKEKEAFAYYRDGMAAQADGDYAEALQNYEEALKLEENDYDRSYILYNMGLIHQSNGDHEKALELYAQAIELNPRLPQALNNTAVIYHFLGDKEDDPEKAEEYFSLAAEYWIRAIRLAPNNYIEAQNWLKTTGRADINAFF